One genomic region from Diabrotica undecimpunctata isolate CICGRU chromosome 9, icDiaUnde3, whole genome shotgun sequence encodes:
- the LOC140450750 gene encoding uncharacterized protein, translating into MDIELDLSKIAPNPGKRAVAKICLNSLWGKFGQRMNMKQTEYVVDIKRWYEVLMNDKINLTNVTFINDNIAQVSYDFKDVFVEDPTSTNIFVALFTTSNARLRLYEMIDRLGEAVAYFDTDSIVYIDDGLNTVETGEMLGDWSDELPGDDYIVEWLSTGPKSYFYKTAKGKEVTKIKGFTLNYENSLVLNASAMNDIIHDPTKEIKLTYDQIGRDTETKDIVTRKRVSKTFKMAYKKRKIIQSDDSLIDTAPLGFQKL; encoded by the coding sequence ATGGATATAGAGCTCGATTTATCTAAAATAGCCCCAAACCCCGGTAAACGAGCAGTCGCTAAAATATGCCTAAATAGTCTATGGGGTAAATTTGGCCAAAGAATGAATATGAAACAGACAGAGTATGTTGTGGACATTAAAAGATGGTACGAAGTTTTGATGaatgataaaataaatttaacaaacgTCACATTTATTAATGATAATATAGCACAAGTCTCTTACGATTTTAAAGACGTGTTTGTGGAAGACCCAACATCTACGAATATTTTTGTGGCATTATTTACGACCAGTAACGCTCGTCTAAGACTGTACGAGATGATTGATAGGCTAGGAGAGGCTGTAGCTTATTTCGACACAGACTCCATTGTTTACATTGATGATGGCCTAAACACTGTCGAAACAGGTGAAATGTTGGGCGATTGGAGTGATGAGTTGCCTGGAGATGACTACATAGTTGAATGGCTCAGTACAGGTCCTAAAAGTTATTTTTACAAAACAGCCAAGGGCAAAGAGGTGACTAAAATCAAAGGTTTCACTTTAAACTACGAAAACAGCCTAGTACTCAATGCCTCCGCCATGAATGACATCATACACGATccaaccaaagaaattaagctcACGTATGACCAGATCGGCAGGGATACAGAGACCAAAGATATTGTTACGAGAAAAAGGGTATCAAAGACTTTCAAGATGGCCTACAAGAAACGAAAAATAATACAAAGTGATGACTCATTAATTGACACAGCACCTCTTGGctttcaaaaattataa
- the LOC140450748 gene encoding uncharacterized protein: protein MRFVLPVCSQHCESNNGCLCPSTFTKSNSECLCQSTFTKSTSGCLCQSTCTKSNSGCLCYKNLDDKVFVCVWATKIKRHIPTVHAAFRFLWLCDIMSYDTICESEKPCGCKRLFQRNNWNETRTVSISCNKHHHHEESQEEAEQRSNRENEDQRRLEAKRLLREERRLHMKTQIEALTDDVHIKLHQIIKNTDFRRKLIRYLNNGYLDKTLRDLLGFVKKGRFWLAYPNRLLKMEEAYTDVLFGTNVM from the exons atgcgtTTTGTACTACCAGTCTGCAGTCAACATTGCGAAAGTAACAACGGTTGCTTGTGCCCGTCAACGTTTACGAAAAGTAACAGTGAGTGTTTGTGCCAGTCCACATTTACGAAAAGTACCAGTGGGTGTTTGTGTCAGTCAACATGTACGAAAAGTAACAGTGGTTGTTTGTGCTACAAGAACCTTGACGATAAGGTGTTTGTTTGTGTTTGggctacaaaaattaaaagac ATATTCCTACCGTTCACGCGGCGTTTAGattcctctggttatgtgacatAATGTCTTATGATACAATATGTGAATCTGAAAAACCTTGCGGGTGTAAACGACTATTCCAAAGGAACAATTGGAACGAAACTAGAACTGTGTCCATATCATGTAACAAACATCACCATCACGAAGAATCACAAGAAGAAGCTGAGCAACGGTCAAACCGAGAGAATGAAGATCAAAGGAGATTGGAAGCAAAACGATTACTTAGAGAAGAACGACGTTTACACATGAAAACGCAAATTGAGGCATTAACAGACGACGTTCACATTAAATTAcatcaaataattaaaaatactgaTTTCCGACGCAAACTTATCCGATATTTGAATAATGGTTACCTGGATAAGACGCTACGTGACCTACTAGGTTTTGTGAAAAAGGGACGATTTTGGTTGGCATATCCTAATCGCTTACTAAAGATGGAGGAAGCTTATACAGACGTGCTTTTTGgtactaatgtaatgtaa
- the LOC140449558 gene encoding uncharacterized protein, which produces MSYDTICESEKPCGCKRLFQRNNWNETRTVSISCNKHHHHEESQEEAEQRSNRENEDQRRLEAKRLLREERRLHMKTQIEALTDDVHIKLHQIIKNTDFRRKLIRYLNNGYLDKTLRDLLGFVKKGRFWLAYPNRLLKMEEAYTDVLFGTNVM; this is translated from the coding sequence ATGTCTTATGATACAATATGTGAATCTGAAAAACCTTGCGGGTGTAAACGACTATTCCAAAGGAACAATTGGAACGAAACTAGAACTGTGTCCATATCATGTAACAAACATCACCATCACGAAGAATCACAAGAAGAAGCTGAGCAACGGTCAAACCGAGAGAATGAAGATCAAAGGAGATTGGAAGCAAAACGATTACTTAGAGAAGAACGACGTTTACACATGAAAACGCAAATTGAGGCATTAACAGACGACGTTCACATTAAATTAcatcaaataattaaaaatactgaTTTCCGACGCAAACTTATCCGATATTTGAATAATGGTTACCTGGATAAGACGCTACGTGACCTACTAGGTTTTGTGAAAAAGGGACGATTTTGGTTGGCATATCCTAATCGCTTACTAAAGATGGAGGAAGCTTATACAGACGTGCTTTTTGgtactaatgtaatgtaa
- the LOC140450749 gene encoding uncharacterized protein, whose product MVWSLITTGKRFISKFNTYLNSFQLRYEECKGNLNIDLAKILEKGIQDAKEGAGFQKGDKIRIIVRNENFKHPISTGTETDLNTDNILDHIENIVTSDESVQVEDTIFDIQIFKIPRGSGRHKIINLAEDRRTKKTITRIKNTDTLCGARAVIVGLTYVTNEILGHKLIKSDVHNIRIGRKLQTDLAEKLCNLLDGCYIEGFTLTDFKQVEELLDVQIKIICAENFNTIIYEGPEKTTKIYLYKNGNHFDVINSLKGLYGTHFYCEKCDTPYQGKNKHKCKKAPLCTICKHPEHGLTTKSKVLCKDCNRYCYNNECLRNHTEACKEVFKCDKCNKLCKRDKEHVCGYSMCRNCNTFVEIATHQCYMMKKPAKGGVCTVACTCNNRSSVINSGCKENHKQSQSCKDPCICNNLSEEKIMKCSYNERYIFFDYEAMQDTGIHVPNLVIAQDFDGHKFVFKDNEEFCRWLISEKHRNYTAIAHNSKSYDSYFILKYCVENTIKPYTIYNGSKLMLLEVEALKLKIIDSSNFIAGPLSGFPKTFGLHELKKGYFPHFFNTPENTHYEGCLPDIAYYGPNTMKPKQRSDFTKWHDEHKNDHFVFQKELHTYCDSDVDILRRGCLEFRKEFLEIANIDPFQYLTIASVCMAIYRSKYLRTNTIGIVKQEIKETYSRASIKWLNQFSNVQHALNGGEVTICGGKVDGFSEESNTVYQYHGCFWHGHPECFKNDTVNHVNNETMSDLYERTIRRSKQIKEAGYNLVEIWECEWIKSKECKNAADPQLIEPLKPREAFFGGRTNAIKLNVTGKKLRYIDIVSLYPTVQYYDQYPVGHPTKIHAPEVYDPNWFGLVHCQILPPTDLYHPVLPVKTDKLMFPLCNQCVLEDCENCDHDDSERMLMGTWTTLEIIKALEKGYKIIKIHEVWHFEQTSTDLFKGYVKDFMKIKL is encoded by the coding sequence ATGGTCTGGTCTTTAATTACCACAGGTAAAcgttttatttctaaatttaacacCTATTTAAATTCGTTTCAATTACGTTATGAAGAGTGCAAAGgtaatttaaatattgatttagcaAAGATATTAGAAAAAGGTATACAGGATGCTAAAGAAGGAGCCGGCTTTCAAAAAGGGGATAAAATTCGTATAATTGTTcgaaatgaaaattttaaacatCCCATATCAACAGGTACTGAAACAGATTTAAATACGGATAATATCTTGGATCATATCGAAAACATTGTAACTTCTGACGAGTCGGTTCAAGTCGAAGATACTATATTTGATATACAAATTTTCAAGATACCTAGGGGTAGCGGACgacataaaattataaatttggcAGAGGACCGTCGCACCAAGAAAACCATTACCCGGATTAAAAATACCGACACTTTATGCGGGGCTCGAGCAGTTATAGTGGGCTTAACATACGTCACAAACGAGATTTTGGGTCACAAATTGATCAAAAGTGATGTTCATAACATACGTATAGGTCGAAAATTGCAGACTGATTTGGCCGAAAAACTTTGCAACCTGTTGGACGGTTGTTATATCGAAGGTTTCACGCTGACCGATTTTAAACAGGTCGAAGAACTACTGGATGTACAAATAAAGATAATTTGCGCTGAAAATTTCAACACAATCATATACGAGGGCCCCGAAAAAACAACCAagatttatttgtataaaaacgGGAATCATTTTGATGTTATAAACAGTTTGAAAGGTCTATACGGTACCCACTTTTACTGCGAGAAATGCGACACCCCTTATCAGGGCAAAAATAAGCACAAATGCAAGAAAGCACCACTTTGTACGATTTGCAAACATCCCGAGCATGGCTTGACTACAAAAAGCAAAGTTTTGTGCAAGGACTGTAACCGTTATTGCTACAACAATGAATGTTTAAGAAACCATACAGAAGCTTGCAAAGAAGTATTTAAATGTGACAAATGTAATAAACTATGCAAGAGAGATAAGGAGCATGTATGCGGTTACTCCATGTGCAGAAACTGTAATACCTTTGTAGAAATAGCTACGCATCAGTGTTACATGATGAAAAAACCAGCCAAAGGAGGAGTTTGTACTGTAGCCTGTACTTGCAATAACAGATCAAGCGTGATAAATTCAGGCTGTAAAGAAAATCACAAACAGTCACAAAGTTGCAAAGACCCTTGTATATGTAACAATCTCtctgaagaaaaaataatgaaatgctCTTACAACGAAAGATATATATTCTTTGATTACGAGGCAATGCAGGATACAGGCATTCATGTACCGAATCTTGTAATTGCGCAGGATTTCGACGgacataaatttgtttttaaagacAATGAAGAGTTCTGTAGATGGTTAATTTCCGAGAAACATAGAAATTATACTGCGATAGCCCACAATAGTAAATCATAcgattcatatttcattttaaaatattgcgTGGAAAACACGATAAAGCCGTACACTATCTACAACGGGTCAAAACTTATGCTTTTGGAAGTCGAGGCTCTTAAACTGAAAATAATAGACAGCTCTAATTTTATAGCCGGCCCCCTGTCCGGTTTTCCTAAAACTTTTGGTCTGCACGAATTAAAGAAAGGGTATTTTCCTCACTTTTTCAACACTCCTGAAAATACTCACTACGAAGGCTGCTTACCAGATATTGCGTATTATGGACCCAACACAATGAAACCAAAACAAAGATCTGATTTTACGAAATGGCACGATGAGCATAAAAATGACCACTTTGTGTTCCAGAAAGAGCTCCATACCTATTGCGACTCAGATGTTGATATTTTACGACGTGGGTGTTTGGAATTTCGCAAGGAATTTTTAGAAATAGCAAACATAGACCCATTTCAATATCTGACTATTGCCAGTGTGTGTATGGCCATATATAGATCTAAATATCTTCGAACAAACACCATTGGCATTGTAAAGCAGGAGATAAAGGAGACATATAGCCGGGCATCAATAAAATGGCTCAATCAATTTTCTAACGTCCAACATGCTCTTAATGGCGGAGAAGTGACAATTTGCGGTGGTAAAGTTGATGGTTTCTCGGAAGAGTCGAATACTGTGTACCAGTACCACGGTTGCTTCTGGCATGGTCACCCAGAATGCTTTAAGAACGACACAGTTAACCACGTCAACAATGAGACAATGAGTGACTTGTACGAGAGAACAATAAGACgatcaaaacaaataaaagaagcaGGGTACAACTTGGTAGAAATCTGGGAATGTGAATggataaaatcaaaagaatgtaAAAACGCCGCAGATCCTCAACTTATTGAACCCTTAAAGCCTCGTGAAGCATTCTTTGGCGGTAGAACAAACGCCATAAAACTAAACGTGACTGGGAAAAAGCTCAGATACATAGATATTGTATCACTGTATCCAACCGTACAATATTACGATCAATATCCAGTTGGCCACCCTACAAAAATACATGCACCTGAAGTATACGATCCTAATTGGTTTGGTCTAGTACATTGCCAAATACTACCGCCTACTGATTTATACCATCCTGTATTACCTGTCAAAACTGACAAATTAATGTTTCCGCTGTGTAATCAATGCGTCTTGGAAGATTGCGAAAATTGTGATCATGATGACTCGGAAAGAATGTTGATGGGTACATGGACAACTCTAGAAATTATTAAGGCCTTAGAAAAagggtacaaaataataaaaattcacgAGGTGTGGCATTTTGAGCAAACATCGACAGATTTGTTCAAGGGATATGTCAAAGATTTTATGAAGATCAAATTATAA